Genomic segment of Methanoculleus horonobensis:
GTTCGGCCGTATTGACCAGGTTGCCGTTATGGGCGATCGAGAGATCGAGCCCCCGGTACCGGAAATTGAACGGCTGAACGTTCTCCGGGACCTTTGACCCGGTTGTCGGGTAGCGGACGTGTCCGATTCCGGCGTTCCCCCGCAGATCCTGCAGGGTCTGACTGTTGAAGACCTCGGCGACGAGCCCCTGGGCTTTGTGCGTGTACAGGGTCGTGCCTTCAAAAGTAGAGATCCCTGCGCTCTCCTGCCCCCGGTGCTGGAGAGCATACAGGGCGTAGTACAACGGAAACGAGACACCGCCAGCATCGACGATGCCAACGATACCACACATGATGCAGCTCTAATGCGTCGGTACCTTTGCCTTCTTCTCCGTCCAGCGGTAACTGCGGATTCTCCGGCTTTTGCCGAATCCACAGGCCGCACAGACCTTGTGCTGTGCGTGGAACGAGATCTTGCCGCATCGCCTGCAGGCGATGTGAGTACGCTTCTGGCGTTTGCCCATCGATGGTGTGCCTTTTGACATTTTCTCACCTAATGTTATTCGACTGAAGGGGTAATGTAGATCACATTGTCACCGCGGACGATCAACGTGCCGAGTTTCTGCGCCGCGCCGTCCACTTCTTCTTCTGCTTTGTCCAATACCAGATTCATGTGAACGTCGTATCCCTGGAGGATCCCCCGGATCTCTCTCCCACCTTTCAGGCTGATGATGACGGGCTGACGATTCAGTACCTGATCTAAAATATCCAACGGTCTTGGCGTCATATGATTACCCTTTGCCGTCCATTCTGGAGTAATATATTTGAGTGAGGAAGCTACTTAAATATAACCGCGTTGCTGCGCGAGAGTCAGCGCATCCCGAGGTTTCAAGACATGGCAAGGATTACTGTAAAAAAGCGTCACGTCATCCGGAAATCACAGATAAGCGAACTTCTCGAGCGGCTCGCCGACGAGATCGGCAGATCGGCCGACCTCTTCCGGTCGGACAGGATCGAGCGGGTGGAGACGGATGCTCCCGTCGGGATCTACCTCGTCGATAAAAAGCCCCTTCTGATGGGGGCCGAAGATTGGGCGTTTCCGACCCTGCGGGGGCTCGTCGAACACCCGATACCCGAGAGGCGGGTGGTGGTCGATTCCGGCGCGGTCAGGTTCGTTGCAAACGGCGCGGATGCCATGCGCCCCGGGATCGTATCGATCTCGCCGGACATCCGTGCGGGGCACCCGGTGCAGGTCGTCGAGGAACGGCACGGAAAACCGCTTGCTGTGGGGATTGCGCTCTACGATGCAGCCGATATGGAGCGACAGGAGAAGGGCAAGTCCGTTAAAAGCGTCCACTACGTCGGGGACGATCTCTGGAATCTGGAGATCTGACGGAGAAAATAATGGATACTATTAAATAAAATTCATTCCTCAATTTTTCTATGGTTAAAAAACTCTTTGACAGCATCCTCGGCAAAAGTCCAGCACGGAACGAAGAGGACTACATGGAACTCGATCTCGCCTCCTACGAGGGTTCGAGCGACGAAGAGCCGGCATCCATGTACATCAAGATCGCCACCATCGCCGATCTCAAAGATACTCCCCGCGTCAAAGACGAAGTCTACAACGGTAATATCGTCATCGTCGACATCGGGCGGCTGAAGATGGATAAGGTGACGTTCGAGCGGGTCTTAAAGGATCTTCGTGACGTCGCGAAGGACGTGAACGGCGACATCGTCGGCCTCGGCGAGCAGAAATACGTCGTTATCACGCCCATGTCCGTCAAGGTCTCCCGCGAGAAGATCGGCGGGGGCCTCTAGTGCGGGAGTCCCATCCGGGAACCTGTCCCGCCTGCGGGGGCGAGATCCGGATCGTCCATCACCGCCTTGACATCCCCCACTTCCCCGACATCCTCCTCGTCTCTATCGCCTGCGAGGCCTGCGGCTACCGGCACACCGACACCATCATCCTCGGGGAGGGCGACCCGGTTCGGTGGACGGTGCGTGTGGAGGAGCCCGAAGACCTCGCTATCCGGGTGGCGCGGAGCACGACCGGGAAGATCGAGATCCCGGAACTCGGCCTCGCGGTCGAACCCGGAACCGCCTGCGAGGGCTTCGTCACCAATATCGAGGGAATCCTCTCCCGTTTCGAGCAGGCGGTGGAGACGATCCTCGCGAACCCCGAGAGCGAAGACGAGCGGGCGGCCGCACTCAGGATGATGGAGACGATCGCCGCCGCACGGGAAGTGGCCTTCCCGTTC
This window contains:
- a CDS encoding LSM domain-containing protein, which produces MTPRPLDILDQVLNRQPVIISLKGGREIRGILQGYDVHMNLVLDKAEEEVDGAAQKLGTLIVRGDNVIYITPSVE
- a CDS encoding ZPR1 zinc finger domain-containing protein; this encodes MRESHPGTCPACGGEIRIVHHRLDIPHFPDILLVSIACEACGYRHTDTIILGEGDPVRWTVRVEEPEDLAIRVARSTTGKIEIPELGLAVEPGTACEGFVTNIEGILSRFEQAVETILANPESEDERAAALRMMETIAAAREVAFPFTVILEDPAGNSAVVGEKAEKMLLDQEEA
- a CDS encoding cell division protein SepF, translated to MVKKLFDSILGKSPARNEEDYMELDLASYEGSSDEEPASMYIKIATIADLKDTPRVKDEVYNGNIVIVDIGRLKMDKVTFERVLKDLRDVAKDVNGDIVGLGEQKYVVITPMSVKVSREKIGGGL
- a CDS encoding 50S ribosomal protein L37e: MSKGTPSMGKRQKRTHIACRRCGKISFHAQHKVCAACGFGKSRRIRSYRWTEKKAKVPTH
- a CDS encoding RNA-binding protein, giving the protein MARITVKKRHVIRKSQISELLERLADEIGRSADLFRSDRIERVETDAPVGIYLVDKKPLLMGAEDWAFPTLRGLVEHPIPERRVVVDSGAVRFVANGADAMRPGIVSISPDIRAGHPVQVVEERHGKPLAVGIALYDAADMERQEKGKSVKSVHYVGDDLWNLEI